The Candidatus Tumulicola sp. region CGTTCGCGTTTGGCGAAATCGCTGGTGACCGCCAAGCCCTGTGAGTCGTTCATCGGCGACGGCGTTAGCCAAAATAAGTCGTATCGTTCCGCGAACTCGCGCGCCACCGTGCGATACAACTGCACCGGATCGTGCATCGGCGGTAAGTGCAGCACGTCGATCGCGGCCGTTCCCGTGTATTCAGGATAGAGATCGATATCGCCGCGGCGCATCGCGGCCAACGCGATCTGGGTCGAGCCGAGATTGAAACGCCGGTCGACCGGCAAACCGGATCGCTCGAGCGCTTGCGCGTAGATTTCGGCGATCACGAACGATTCGGTGAAGTTCTTCGAGCCCACACGAATGTTCTTGCGCGTTCCGCAAGCCGAAAGCGCGGCCGCACCCGCGAGATACGCCAGCGCGTCACGCCGCGAGACGGTCATGCTCGCGCCTCGATCCGCACTGCCGCGCGACCCAGGGCCAGTTCGACCGCCAACGCTAGGAGCGCGACCGTTGCGGCCCCGGAAATGAGCGCGACCGTATCGCCGGTTTGCATGCCGCGAACGATCAGGTCGCCGAGACCCCCGGCACCCACGAACGTGGCCAGGGTGGCGCTGGCGATCGTCTCCGTCGCGGCCGTTCGTACGCCCGAAAATGCAACCGGCAGCGCCAGAGGCACGACAACCCGGCCGAACGTCTGCGACGGCCGCATGCCCATGCCTAAGGCTGCATCGAGCGCGGCTGCCGGCACGGCGCGGATCCCGGCATCGACGGCGATCAGGATCGGGGGAGCGGCCAGGAGTGCGAGCGCCACAATGGCCGGGGCCGACCCGACGCCGAGCATCGGAAGCAAGAGCATCAGCACCGCCAAGCTTGGGAGGGTGCGCCCGATGCCTGCCAAGGCCAGCGCCGGGCTACGGAGCGGCCGCAGAAGCGCAGAAGCGATGCCGAGTGGGATGCCGGCCACGAGTGCCAAGAGCAGAGCGGAGCCCGCTAGGTACACATGCGTTACCGCATGCGCGGCCAGATCGCTCCACATTGCCGCTAGAGTTTTGCCCGGCCGGGGCGAAACCCGTCAAAGCACTTATGATAGAATCGACCGTCGCCGTTCCGAGCACCGTCGCCGCGACCCCGCCGGCTTTGCCGCTCGACGATCCGTCGCTGCTGATCAGTCGCGAGCTGTCGTGGGTCGAATTCAACGACCGCGTGCTCGAAGAGGGGTTGGACGCATCGAACCCGCTGCTCGAACGGCTGAAATTCGTCGCGATCTATGAAACGAACCTCGACGAGTTTTTCATGATTCGCGTGGCGGCGATCAAGCAGCAAATCGAAGCACACGTCGTGCGCCGATCCGACGACGGCCGGACGCCCGCCGAGCATCTGTCGGCGATCTCACAGCGCTTGCGCGCGTCGCTCGCGATGCAGATGCTGTTACTCAACGACGAGCTGTTGCCGGCGCTCGAACGTGAAGGCATTCGCTTGATGCGCGTCTCCGATCTCGACGACGAGACGCAAAGCGTGCTGGAGCACACCTTCGACAACTCGGTCTTTCCCGTATTGACGCCGCTGGCCGTCGATAGCGGACATCCGTTCCCGTACATCTCGAATCTGTCGTTGTCGTTGGCGGTCGAACTCGAAGAAGCCGGCAAAGACGGCGTCGAACTGCATTTCGCGCGGGTCAAGATACCGCCCACGCTCCCGCGATTCATCCCGATCGAGAATGCGCCGGCCGGCGAGCGGCACTTCGTGTTGCTCGAGGACTTGATCGCGCACCATCTCGACGTTCTATTTCCCGGCATGCACGTTCGGGATGCGTATCTGTTTCGTGTGACGCGCGACGCCGACTTAGATTTACAGGAAGACGAAGCCGACGATTTGCTGCGCGAGATCGAGTCGGAATTACAGCGCCGGCGCTTCGGCGAGCCGGTGCGGCTGCAGCTCGAGCGCGGCATGCCCGAGTATCTTCGAGACTTCCTGTGTAAGGAATTACATCTCACGGCGGTCGACACGTACGAAGTCGACGGCATGATGGCGCTGAGCGACCTCTGGTCGATCGTCAACCTTCCGGGCTACGACCGGTTGCGCGAGCAGCCGTTCATGCCGGCGATTCCCAAGCGTTTGATCGGCGTCACGGACATGTTCGCGGCGATTCGCGAAGGCGACATTCTACTGCACCATCCGTACGAATCGTTCGACCCGGTCGTGCAGTTCGTTACACAGGCGGCAGAAGACGAAAAAGTGCTCGCGATCAAGGCGACGCTGTACCGGACCTCCGGAAAAAATTCGCCGATTACGCAAGCGTTGCTGGATGCCGCTGAAAACGAAAAGCAAGTCGCCGTCGTGATCGAGCTCAAAGCGCGTTTCGACGAAGAGAATAATATCGAGTGGGCGCGGCGCCTGGAACGCGCGGGCGCGCACGTCGTATACGGCTTTGCCAATCAAAAGGTGCATGCCAAATCGTTGCTCGTCGTTCGCGAAGATGAAGATGGTTTACGCCGGTACATGCACTTCGGAACCGGCAATTATAACGAGAAGTCGGCACGACTGTATACCGATTTGAGCCTGTTCACGTGCCGCCCCGAGCTGGGAGGCGATATCGCGCAGCTCTTCAACGCGCTGACCGGGTTCTCAAAAATCACCGATTACGAAGATCTTTGGGTCGCGCCGGTCACGCTGCGCGGCGAAATTCTTTCTGCCATCGAACGCGAGACCGAACATGCGCGCGCCGGTCGTCCGTGCGGCATTCGCGTGAAGCTCAATCACATCAGCGACGTCGAAGTTATTCGCGCGCTGTATCGCGCGTCGCAAGCCGGCGTGAAGATCGATATGCTGGTGCGCGGCATGTGCGAACTGCGTCCAGGCGTGCCGGGCGTGAGCGAAAATATCACCGTGTGCAGCATCGTCGGCCGCTTTTTAGAACATTCACGCATCTACTCGTTCACCAATGGCGGCGACCGTCGCGTTTACATCGCTAGCGCCGATTGGATGGGCCGCAATCTCGACGGCCGCGTCGAAATCGCAACGCCGGTTCTCGACCCGGTGATCGCCGAAATGATCGACGGCCAAATTCTATCGGTCTTGTTGGCCGATAACGTCAAGAGCCGCGAACTCGTCGAGAACGGTTCCTATCGCCGGCGCTCGCCCAAACCCGGGCAGATTCCGATCGACGCGCAACGCGTATTCCTACATCAAGCGCAAGCATTAGGTTAGGCCTTCGCGTTACGACGCGCAAGTTCTAAGACGATGTCCCATTCGTGGGGCATCACCGGCTGTACCGATAATCGCTGACCGCGTTTGAGCAGCGCCATGCCGGTGAGGCGCGGTTCGGCCCGCATTTCGGCCAGCGTCACCGGCCGCGCAAATTGCTCGACGAACCCGACGTCGACCATCATCCAGATCGGTTTGTCGGCTTTGGCGCGCCCGTCGAAATACTCGCCGTCGCGATCGAACTGCGAGAAGTCGGGATACGCCTCTTTGACGACCCGGCAGATGCCCACCGCAGCCGGCTCGGCGATACTCGAATGATAGAATAGCCCGAGATCGCCGAGCCGCATTTCTTGCATGGTGTTTCGGGCCTGATAGTTACGCACGCCGGTCCACGGCGTCGTGCCCTCGCGTTGCAGCCGTTCGATCGAGTACGCCTCGGGTTCGGTCTTGAGCAACCAATGCCGCATCGCCGCGCGCTTATCGTCGTGGCAGCCCGGCTCCTGGTGTGGTAGGCTTCGGGACATGGACGAGCAGCGGCGAATTATCCGTGCATCGAGCGACGGGTGGCACGGGGTCGAGCCCGAGGGCTACCGCCCCGGCGATTCGGTCGATACCGGCGTTTCGCGCCACACGCTGATCGGAAGCCGCAAGGAACGTGCCGCCGACGACGGCCCCGGCAGCGAGCTGCGCTACTTCAAGGTTGGTCCCGGCAAAGCGTCGCGATTAGAGAAGCACGAACACGAACATTACGTGGTCGTGCACGAAGGCGAAGGCTATGCGATCGTCGGCGACGACGTGAGCGAAATCGCTCCGGGCGACGTCGTGTACGTCGGGCCGATGGAGATTCACCAGTTCGTCGCTCGCGGCGATCGGCCGTTCGGCTTTTTCTGTATGGTCGACGCGTGCCGCGACATTCCGCAAATGCCATCGGAAGAAGAACTCGCACGACTGAACGCATCGCCCGCCGGCGAGTTCGCGAAGCCGGATGCCGTGCCGGCTCCACGCGTTCGCGAAAAAGAGCTACGCTAAGGCCTTCTACTCTTTTCCGGTCGCGATCGGGCGCGACGGATCGGCGATCCATTCGCTCCACGAACCGGTATAGATGCGCGTGTGTGGGTAGCCGGCGTGCGTCATCGCCAACTCGTTGACGGCGGCCGATACACCCGAACCGCATTGGTGCACGACGGACGCCGGATCGAGATCCAACTCGACGAACTCGGCGCGTAAGGTGTCGGGCGATTTCCACGAGCCGTCGTCGTTGTAGTTGTGTTTGAACCAGCGATTACGTGCGCCCGGAATATGTCCGGGTATCGGATCGACCGTTTCGTTTTGCCCGGCGAAGCGATCGGCGCCGCGCGCGTCGAGCAGTTGCATTTCGCCGCTATCCAAGCGCGCCGAGACAAAGCTAGTATCGACGACCATTTCCTCGCGCACCCGCGCTACCAACTTGCCTTCGCGAACCGGCGTGTGCGCTTGCGTCGAGACCGGATAGCCACCGTTCGCCCACCCGGAATATCCGCCGTCGAGCACGGCTACCGCTTCGTGTCCGATCCAGCGGCACAAGAACCAGAAACGCGCCGCGAACATGTCGGCACCGGCATCGTAGGCGACGATCTGCGTGTCTTCGTTCACGCCGAGACCGCGTAAAAACGCGGCGAACTCGTCGGGATCGGGCAACGGATGACGGCCGTTCGCGCCCGTTTTCTTCCCTGCCAGATCGTATTCGACGTCGGCAAAAAAAGCGCCGGGAAGATGGCCTTCGTCGTATAGGCGTTTACCTAACGAAAAATCGGCCAGCGAATGACGGCAGTCGACGATCGTGAGATCGGACGAGCCGATCGCTTCGGCGACCGATGCGGCGTCGATGACGGTTTTCCAAAGCGGCATGATGCGTTGCCTCAGCGCAGGTTGATGGTTTGTTTTTGCTCGCCAAGCGGCTGGCCGAAGGCATTTTCAAGTACGGTTTTGAGTTCGCCGCTCTGCGCCATCGGTCCGAGGATGTCGGTATCGCCGTAAAACTTGCCGTCGATAAACACTTTCGGTAACGTTGGCCAATCGGTCATGTCGGCGAGCACTTGACGCTTCGGCATGTTCTCCAGTACGTCGATCACTTCGAACGGCACGCCGAAACTATCGAAAAACTGAATCGTTTCGAGCGTAAAACCGCAGCGCGGTGCGGTCTTGGTGCCCTTGCCGTACACGAGCACTTTGTTGGCTGCGACTTCGCGCCCGATCTCTTCTTGCAGATCTTGTGACATTTACGTCTCCGATACGATGGTAGTCAGTTCGACCGCGTGGACGCGGCCGTCTTTGAGCGCATCCGACAGCGCTGCATATACGATTTTGTGCTGCTCCAGCAGGGGATGCCCGGCGAACCCACGCGAGCGTACCGTCACGTTGAAATGATCCATCGTGCCGGTGCGATCGAAAATACGAACGTCTGCATCCGGCAGTCGCGCGCGGATCAGACCGGTTAACGATTCGTCGTCGATCATGAGCGTAAGCGGCCCGAGGTGGTCATCGCCTCTGCCAACCCGCGGGCCTCGCCCAAGGTTTCGGGTAAGCGCGGAGCGTTTTGCATGAGCGCAGACGTTACGCCGCGGGCTAAAATGATGCCGGCTATGCCGATCATGATCGCCGGAACGCCCGAAGCGCGCACGGGCCCGACTTCGATCTGAAACGTCCGTTGTACGCGGGCGATGCCGCGCAAGAACGTTTTCAGGCCTTCCACTCGATTACTCATATCGACCGCTCTACGGCGCGGGCGCGGGGGAGGCCTGGCATTGGTAGCAGCGCGAACCGCGGCCTCGATGGAAGCAAGCGGTGCGAATAAAATGATGCGCGCGGCGCGTCTACACGAGATCGGCGGACCTTGGTCGCTGCGCATCGAGGATATGCCCAT contains the following coding sequences:
- a CDS encoding ABC transporter permease subunit, with product MWSDLAAHAVTHVYLAGSALLLALVAGIPLGIASALLRPLRSPALALAGIGRTLPSLAVLMLLLPMLGVGSAPAIVALALLAAPPILIAVDAGIRAVPAAALDAALGMGMRPSQTFGRVVVPLALPVAFSGVRTAATETIASATLATFVGAGGLGDLIVRGMQTGDTVALISGAATVALLALAVELALGRAAVRIEARA
- the ppk1 gene encoding polyphosphate kinase 1, which encodes MIESTVAVPSTVAATPPALPLDDPSLLISRELSWVEFNDRVLEEGLDASNPLLERLKFVAIYETNLDEFFMIRVAAIKQQIEAHVVRRSDDGRTPAEHLSAISQRLRASLAMQMLLLNDELLPALEREGIRLMRVSDLDDETQSVLEHTFDNSVFPVLTPLAVDSGHPFPYISNLSLSLAVELEEAGKDGVELHFARVKIPPTLPRFIPIENAPAGERHFVLLEDLIAHHLDVLFPGMHVRDAYLFRVTRDADLDLQEDEADDLLREIESELQRRRFGEPVRLQLERGMPEYLRDFLCKELHLTAVDTYEVDGMMALSDLWSIVNLPGYDRLREQPFMPAIPKRLIGVTDMFAAIREGDILLHHPYESFDPVVQFVTQAAEDEKVLAIKATLYRTSGKNSPITQALLDAAENEKQVAVVIELKARFDEENNIEWARRLERAGAHVVYGFANQKVHAKSLLVVREDEDGLRRYMHFGTGNYNEKSARLYTDLSLFTCRPELGGDIAQLFNALTGFSKITDYEDLWVAPVTLRGEILSAIERETEHARAGRPCGIRVKLNHISDVEVIRALYRASQAGVKIDMLVRGMCELRPGVPGVSENITVCSIVGRFLEHSRIYSFTNGGDRRVYIASADWMGRNLDGRVEIATPVLDPVIAEMIDGQILSVLLADNVKSRELVENGSYRRRSPKPGQIPIDAQRVFLHQAQALG
- a CDS encoding EVE domain-containing protein, with protein sequence MRHWLLKTEPEAYSIERLQREGTTPWTGVRNYQARNTMQEMRLGDLGLFYHSSIAEPAAVGICRVVKEAYPDFSQFDRDGEYFDGRAKADKPIWMMVDVGFVEQFARPVTLAEMRAEPRLTGMALLKRGQRLSVQPVMPHEWDIVLELARRNAKA
- a CDS encoding cupin domain-containing protein, with amino-acid sequence MDEQRRIIRASSDGWHGVEPEGYRPGDSVDTGVSRHTLIGSRKERAADDGPGSELRYFKVGPGKASRLEKHEHEHYVVVHEGEGYAIVGDDVSEIAPGDVVYVGPMEIHQFVARGDRPFGFFCMVDACRDIPQMPSEEELARLNASPAGEFAKPDAVPAPRVREKELR
- a CDS encoding sulfurtransferase, which codes for MPLWKTVIDAASVAEAIGSSDLTIVDCRHSLADFSLGKRLYDEGHLPGAFFADVEYDLAGKKTGANGRHPLPDPDEFAAFLRGLGVNEDTQIVAYDAGADMFAARFWFLCRWIGHEAVAVLDGGYSGWANGGYPVSTQAHTPVREGKLVARVREEMVVDTSFVSARLDSGEMQLLDARGADRFAGQNETVDPIPGHIPGARNRWFKHNYNDDGSWKSPDTLRAEFVELDLDPASVVHQCGSGVSAAVNELAMTHAGYPHTRIYTGSWSEWIADPSRPIATGKE
- a CDS encoding glutaredoxin domain-containing protein, which codes for MSQDLQEEIGREVAANKVLVYGKGTKTAPRCGFTLETIQFFDSFGVPFEVIDVLENMPKRQVLADMTDWPTLPKVFIDGKFYGDTDILGPMAQSGELKTVLENAFGQPLGEQKQTINLR
- a CDS encoding BolA/IbaG family iron-sulfur metabolism protein, which encodes MIDDESLTGLIRARLPDADVRIFDRTGTMDHFNVTVRSRGFAGHPLLEQHKIVYAALSDALKDGRVHAVELTTIVSET